A single region of the Cucumis melo cultivar AY chromosome 3, USDA_Cmelo_AY_1.0, whole genome shotgun sequence genome encodes:
- the LOC103487694 gene encoding pentatricopeptide repeat-containing protein At4g39530 codes for MRKVTKFASFVRTITAVKSEFVATTSPVHLPHPYSRLGLHFHARDLIYLKNREINKLIKLGHLDSAIKLFDEMPLHDVVTYNLLISGCLQNGHPQRAFGLYSQMVLRGIRESASTFTSVLGTCSNMDFFKEGSQIHCRVVLFGFTLNLFIASSLIDFYMRMGLDTIALKLFDELPQRNIAVWNLLLRRCCELRQFEKLQGFFSKMQLEGVEPNGLTFSYLLRGFGNERLLDEGKLLHNRAVKIGLVESNIFVQNALVDFYSDCRSLTEAKNAFECIQLDDVISWNSIVAVYADIGFLSESLELFSRMQFWGKRPSIRSLMALLNLSSRTRNIQLGKQIQSCALKLGFGHESSHLQSALINMYGKCLDIESSVAVYESISVRTLECCNSLMTSLLHCGVIEDVIEMFGLMVDERIGLDEVTLSTTLKALSICSADLSRCRMLHCCAIKSGFEFSSVVSCSLMDSYSRCGHVELSWKVFEEIHSPGVICFTSIINGYARNGLGREGVEILKMIIQRGLEPDKVTFLCALIGCNHSGLVEEGRFVFELMKTYRIEPDWKHYSCMVDLLGRAGLLDEAEKLIQKVPEKVNDVIWSSMLRSCRIHRDETIGRKIVRSLVDLKAEDPAILLQASNFYSDIGDFETSKQLREIALTKKVVREIGRSLIEVKSHC; via the coding sequence ATGCGAAAGGTCACTAAATTCGCTTCCTTCGTCAGAACTATTACTGCTGTAAAATCCGAATTTGTAGCCACAACATCACCGGTCCATTTACCACACCCATATTCTCGTTTGGGTCTGCATTTCCATGCTCGCGATCTCATTTACCTTAAGAATCGAGAAATCAATAAACTTATAAAACTGGGCCATCTTGACTCTGCTATTAAATTGTTCGATGAAATGCCTCTTCATGACGTTGTTACATACAATTTGCTAATTTCTGGGTGTCTTCAAAATGGGCATCCACAGCGCGCATTTGGTCTATACAGCCAAATGGTTTTAAGAGGTATTAGAGAAAGTGCGTCAACATTTACTTCAGTCTTGGGTACTTGTAGCAACATGGATTTTTTCAAAGAAGGAAGTCAAATTCACTGCAGGGTTGTTCTTTTTGGATTTACTTTGAATTTGTTTATTGCCAGCTCGCTAATTGATTTCTATATGAGAATGGGTCTTGATACTATAGCTTTGAAGCTGTTCGATGAGTTGCCGCAACGAAATATAGCTGTTTGGAACTTGTTGCTTCGTCGGTGCTGTGAACTGAGGCAATTCGAAAAGCTTCAGGGATTTTTCTCGAAAATGCAGTTGGAAGGCGTAGAGCCAAATGGTCTTACTTTTTCCTATTTGCTTCGAGGATTTGGTAACGAGAGGCTCTTAGACGAAGGGAAGCTACTACATAACCGTGCTGTTAAGATCGGATTGGTTGAATCGaatatttttgttcaaaatGCTTTGGTGGATTTCTACTCTGATTGCAGAAGTTTAACAGAAGCAAAAAATGCATTTGAATGCATTCAATTAGACGATGTTATTTCCTGGAATTCGATTGTTGCAGTTTATGCAGACATCGGTTTCTTGTCTGAATCACTTGAGCTGTTTTCTCGGATGCAGTTTTGGGGGAAAAGGCCCTCAATTCGATCGTTAATGGCTCTTTTGAATTTATCTAGTCGGACAAGGAATATCCAGTTGGGAAAACAGATTCAATCTTGTGCTCTGAAACTGGGTTTTGGTCATGAGAGTAGCCACCTTCAATCGGCCTTGATAAATATGTACGGAAAATGCCTTGATATTGAGAGTTCAGTGGCCGTTTATGAAAGTATTTCTGTAAGAACTTTGGAGTGTTGCAACTCTTTAATGACATCTTTGTTACACTGTGGTGTCATTGAAGATGTGATCGAGATGTTTGGATTGATGGTTGACGAGAGAATTGGACTTGACGAGGTTACTCTGTCTACAACTTTAAAAGCACTATCCATATGTTCAGCTGACTTGAGCAGATGTAGAATGCTCCACTGTTGTGCCATAAAATCAGGCTTTGAATTTAGCTCCGTGGTTTCTTGTTCTTTAATGGATTCTTATTCAAGATGTGGTCATGTTGAGCTCTCTTGGAAAGTTTTTGAGGAAATCCATTCCCCTGGTGTCATTTGTTTCACCTCGATCATCAATGGATATGCTCGAAATGGACTCGGGAGGGAGGGTGTTGAAATTCTCAAGATGATAATCCAGAGAGGTCTGGAACCTGACAAAGTGACTTTCTTGTGTGCATTGATAGGGTGCAACCATTCAGGACTGGTCGAAGAAGGAAGATTTGTATTTGAGTTGATGAAAACCTACAGAATTGAACCAGACTGGAAACATTATTCATGTATGGTTGATCTTCTTGGTCGTGCAGGTCTGCTGGATGAGGCTGAAAAGTTGATCCAAAAGGTGCCTGAAAAGGTCAACGATGTAATCTGGAGCTCCATGTTAAGAAGTTGTAGAATCCATAGAGATGAAACAATCGGAAGGAAAATTGTAAGGTCGTTGGTGGACCTCAAAGCTGAAGATCCTGCCATTCTTTTGCAGGCTTCAAATTTCTATTCTGATATTGGAGATTTTGAAACTTCAAAGCAACTTAGAGAAATTGCATTGACAAAAAAAGTGGTAAGAGAAATTGGTCGCAGTTTAATAGAGGTAAAAAGTCATTGTTAA
- the LOC103487693 gene encoding polygalacturonase At1g48100-like codes for MSSKSLTLVVFIALLVWSSNFEACIARRGKHWRQNRDASASLSKKKGSHSGSKNHHSGAHPSPLPPKPKEEIVQTPPKKDPSARDAAIFNVLDFGAKGNGETDDTKAFEDAWAAACKVEGSTVMVPAEYVFFVGPISFSGPYCQPDIVFQLDGTIIAPTDHQTWGKGLLQWIQFTKLVGITIRGNGIIDGRGSVWWQDSSFDEPIDDEMKLIIPVNNTRDETKPTPIGSNLEGKMPSIKPTALRFYGSFNATVTGITIQNSPQCHLKFDNCVGVLVHDISVSSPGDSLNTDGIHLQNSKDVLIHSTSLSCGDDCVSIQTGCSNVYIHNVNCGPGHGISIGSLGKDHTKACVSNITVRDVTMHDTMNGVRIKTWQGGFGSVQNVLFSNIQMSEVQLPIVIDQFYCDKAKCSNQTSAVALSGINYERIRGTYTVKPVHFACSDNLPCTDVTLTTIELKPLQERYHLYDPFCWQTFGELRTPTSPPIGCLQIGKPSSNRVQYEENDSC; via the exons ATGAGTTCCAAAAGCTTAACACTTGTGGTTTTTATTGCTCTTCTTGTTTGGTCTTCAAACTTTGAAGCCTGCATTGCAAGGAGAGGAAAACACTGGAGACAGAACAGGGATGCCTCTGCCTCTCTATCCAAGAAGAAAGGCAGTCATAGCGGTAGCAAGAACCACCATTCTGGTGCTCATCCATCTCCACTTCCTCCTAAACCAAAAGAAGAGATCGTTCAAACTCCACCCAAGAAAGACCCCAGTGCTCGTGATGCTGCCATATTCAACGTTCTAGATTTTGGTGCTAAAGGCAATGGAGAGACTGATGACACTAAG GCATTTGAAGACGCCTGGGCAGCGGCGTGTAAGGTTGAGGGATCGACGGTCATGGTTCCGGCAGAGTATGTGTTCTTCGTAGGACCCATTTCCTTCTCTGGCCCATATTGCCAGCCAGACATCGTATTTCAG CTGGATGGAACAATTATCGCACCCACTGACCATCAAACTTGGGGGAAAGGACTCTTACAATGGATCCAATTTACAAAGCTGGTAGGGATTACCATACGAGGAAATGGCATAATTGACGGAAGAGGATCCGTTTGGTGGCAAGATTCTTCTTTTGATGAGCCCATAGACGATGAGATGAAACTCATTATACCCGTAAACAATACCAGAGATGAAACAAAACCAACGCCG ATAGGAAGCAATCTAGAAGGGAAAATGCCAAGTATCAAGCCAACT GCACTTAGGTTTTATGGAAGCTTCAATGCCACGGTCACGGGAATAACAATCCAAAACAGTCCCCAATGCCACCTCAAGTTTGACAACTGTGTAGGAGTCCTGGTTCACGATATCAGCGTCTCATCTCCTGGAGACAGTCTCAATACTGATGGAATTCACTTGCAAAATTCCAAAGACGTTCTAATCCATAGCACCAGTCTATCTTGTG GAGATGACTGTGTTTCCATTCAAACCGGATGTTCAAACGTATACATACACAATGTGAACTGTGGGCCAGGACATGGAATCAGCATTGGAAGTCTAGGAAAGGATCATACCAAAGCTTGTGTTTCAAATATAACAGTTCGAGATGTCACAATGCATGACACGATGAACGGCGTTAGAATCAAAACATGGCAG GGTGGATTCGGCTCTGTTCAGAACGTTCTCTTCTCGAACATCCAAATGTCTGAAGTTCAATTACCAATTGTAATTGACCAATTTTATTGTGATAAAGCCAAATGCAGCAATCAGACTTCAGCAGTGGCTCTATCAGGAATCAATTATGAAAGAATCAGAGGAACTTACACAGTCAAGCCTGTACACTTCGCCTGTAGCGACAACCTACCATGTACAGATGTAACACTGACTACCATAGAGCTAAAACCACTGCAAGAGCGCTATCACTTATACGATCCTTTCTGCTGGCAAACTTTTGGAGAATTGAGAACTCCTACTTCACCTCCAATCGGATGCTTACAGATTGGCAAGCCATCTAGCAACAGAGTTCAGTATGAAGAAAACGATTCCTGTTAA
- the LOC103487692 gene encoding phosphatidylinositol 3-kinase, root isoform isoform X1, with protein MSGNEFRFFLSCDINLPVTFRVERLEVIARNNRPPYFNFDSSDTYSATHIDSASDERRAELFVECALYIDGAPFGLPTRTRLESSGPSYSWSELITLSTKYRDLTAHSQLALTVWDVSRGKEEELIGGATILLFNRKKQLKTGKQKLRLWLGKEADGSFPTTTPGKVPRHERGELERLEKVVNKYERGQILHVDWLDRITFKALEEIREQESSKNGNSKLYLIVDFSGFEHRVVFQESGANFLLPSPIASTNEIVNVWDPEVGKFNPSEHKQLKLARSLTRGIIDKDLKPSSNERKSIQVILKYPPTRSLSGDERQLLWKFRFSLMSEKRALTKFLRCVEWSDIQEAKQALELMHKWETIDVCDALELLSPVFESEEVRAYAVSVLERADDEELQCYLLQLVQALRFERSDKSRLSHFLVQRALRNIELASFLRWYVAVELHDPAYAKRFYCTYEILEENMMKLTAGVNGDEDGFKLWHGLVRQTELTAQLCSIMKDVRNVRGNTQKKTEKLRQLLSGLLSELTYFDEPIRSPLAPGVLIVGIVPAESSIFKSALHPLRLTFRTENGESCKIIFKKGDDIRQDQLVVQMVWLMDRLLKLENLDLYLTPYKVLATGQDEGMLEFIPSRSLAQILSEHRSIISYLQKFHPDEHGPFGITATCLETFIKSCAGYSVITYILGIGDRHLDNLLLRDDGRLFHVDFGFILGKDPKPFPPPMKLCKEMVEAMGGAESQYYTRFKSYCCEAYNILRKSSNLILNLFHLMAGSNIPDIASDPEKGILKLQEKFRLDLDDEACIHFFQGLINESVSALFPQMVETIHRWAQYWR; from the exons ATGAGCGGAAACGAGTTCCGATTCTTTTTGTCCTGCGACATCAATCTCCCCGTAACCTTTCGGGTTGAAAGATTGGAGG TTATCGCTCGAAATAACCGGCCACCATATTTCAATTTTGACTCCTCGGACACCTATTCGGCAACTC ATATTGATTCTGCATCCGACGAGAGAAGAGCCGAGCTATTTGTTGAGTGTGCTCTGTACATTGACGGCGCCCCGTTTGGCCTCCCAACCAGAACAAG ATTGGAATCATCAGGACCTTCGTATAGCTGGAGTGAACTCATCACATTGAGTACCAAATATCGAGACTTAACTGCTCACTCGCAACTAGCCTTGACG GTTTGGGATGTGTCACGTGGGAAAGAGGAGGAACTGATTGGGGGAGCCACAATCCTTCTGTTTAATAGGAAGAAACAACTGAAAACAGGAAAGCAGAAGCTTCGACTTTGGTTAGGAAAAGAAGCAGATGGATCATTCCCAACAACAACTCCTGGAAAG GTCCCTAGACATGAGCGTGGTGAGTTGGAACGTCTAGAAAAGGTAGTGAATAAGTATGAGAGGGGACAAATTCTACATGTTGATTGGCTAGACCGCATTACATTTAAAGCCCTGGAGGAAATTAGGGAGCAAGAAAGCTCTAAAAATGGAAATTCTAAATTGTATCTGATTGTTGATTTCTCTGGGTTTGAACATCGAGTAGTTTTTCAG GAATCTGGAGCAAATTTCCTGTTACCCTCTCCAATAGCTTCAACAAATGAAATCGTAAATGTGTGGGACCCTGAAGTGGGGAAGTTTAATCCCTCCGAGCACAAGCAGCTGAAGCTGGCTAGGAGCTTAACTCGCGGTATCATTGATAAGGATCTAAAACCAAGCTCCAACGAGAGAAA ATCGATACAAGTGATACTAAAGTACCCACCTACAAGAAGTTTGAGTGGAGATGAAAGACAGCTCCTCTGGAAATTTCGTTTTTCCTTGATGTCAGAGAAGAGAGCTCTCACAAAGTTTCTTCGATGTGTTGAGTGGAGTGACATTCAG GAGGCAAAGCAAGCATTAGAATTGATGCATAAATGGGAAACAATTGATGTCTGTGATGCATTAGAGCTTCTCTCTCCTGTTTTCGAAAGTGAAGAG GTTCGTGCATATGCTGTCAGTGTTCTTGAAAGAGCAGATGATGAGGAGCTCCAGTGTTACTTGCTTCAACTGGTTCAGGCTCTTAGATTTGAGCGATCTGATAAATCTCGACTTTCACATTTTCTTGTGCAGCGTG CACTGCGCAATATTGAGTTGGCTAGCTTTCTCCGCTGGTATGTTGCCGTTGAGCTTCATGATCCGGCATATGCAAAACGTTTCTACTGTACCTATGAGATCCTGGAAGAGAATATGATGAAG TTGACTGCTGGTGTCAATGGGGACGAAGATGGCTTTAAGCTATGGCATGGTTTGGTGCGACAAACTGAACTGACAGCTCAATTGTGTTCGATAATGAAGGATGTAAGAAATGTACGTGGCAATACTCAAAAAAAGACAGAGAAGCTCCGACAGCTGCTTTCTGGTCTTTTGAGCGAACTTACGTACTTTGATGAG CCCATACGATCGCCATTGGCTCCAGGTGTGCTCATTGTTGGGATTGTGCCAGCAGAGTCATCAATATTTAAAAGTGCACTGCATCCTTTACGTCTTACTTTCCGAACAGAAAATGGTGAAAGCTGCAAAATCATATTCAAGAAAGGAGATGATATTAGGCAAGACCAATTG GTCGTTCAAATGGTTTGGCTCATGGATCGCTTGCTTAAATTGGAAAATCTTGATCTTTACTTGACTCCTTATAAAGTTTTGGCAACTGGACAAGATGAAGGCATGTTGGAATTCATCCCATCTCGATCTTTGGCGCAG ATACTTTCAGAACATCGCAGCATTATAAGCTATCTGCAGAAGTTTCATCCTGATGAGCACGGGCCCTTCGGAATTACAGCTACCTGTCTCGAAACATTTATTAAAAGCTGTGCTGGATATTCTGTCATTACGTACATATTGGGCATTGGAGATAG GCATCTGGACAATCTTCTCTTAAGGGATGATGGGCGTCTTTTTCATGTTGATTTTGGTTTTATCCTCGGCAAAGATCCCAAGCCATTTCCACCTCCCATGAAGCTGTGCAAGGAGATGGTCGAGGCCATGGGCGGGGCTGAAAG CCAATACTACACAAGGTTCAAATCGTATTGTTGCGAAGCGTACAATATTCTTCGAAAGTCGAGTAATCTTATCTTAAATTTATTTCACCTGATGGCTGGTTCCAATATTCCCGACATTGCTTCTGATCCTGAAAAGGGCATTCTTAAG CTTCAGGAGAAATTTCGCCTAGATTTAGACGATGAAGCGTGTATACATTTCTTTCAAGGTCTTATTAACGAGAGCGTTAGTGCGCTATTTCCTCAAATGGTTGAAACAATTCATCGCTGGGCGCAATACTGGCGGTGA
- the LOC103487692 gene encoding phosphatidylinositol 3-kinase, root isoform isoform X2 codes for MSGNEFRFFLSCDINLPVTFRVERLEGNLPPAKSSDSDIDSASDERRAELFVECALYIDGAPFGLPTRTRLESSGPSYSWSELITLSTKYRDLTAHSQLALTVWDVSRGKEEELIGGATILLFNRKKQLKTGKQKLRLWLGKEADGSFPTTTPGKVPRHERGELERLEKVVNKYERGQILHVDWLDRITFKALEEIREQESSKNGNSKLYLIVDFSGFEHRVVFQESGANFLLPSPIASTNEIVNVWDPEVGKFNPSEHKQLKLARSLTRGIIDKDLKPSSNERKSIQVILKYPPTRSLSGDERQLLWKFRFSLMSEKRALTKFLRCVEWSDIQEAKQALELMHKWETIDVCDALELLSPVFESEEVRAYAVSVLERADDEELQCYLLQLVQALRFERSDKSRLSHFLVQRALRNIELASFLRWYVAVELHDPAYAKRFYCTYEILEENMMKLTAGVNGDEDGFKLWHGLVRQTELTAQLCSIMKDVRNVRGNTQKKTEKLRQLLSGLLSELTYFDEPIRSPLAPGVLIVGIVPAESSIFKSALHPLRLTFRTENGESCKIIFKKGDDIRQDQLVVQMVWLMDRLLKLENLDLYLTPYKVLATGQDEGMLEFIPSRSLAQILSEHRSIISYLQKFHPDEHGPFGITATCLETFIKSCAGYSVITYILGIGDRHLDNLLLRDDGRLFHVDFGFILGKDPKPFPPPMKLCKEMVEAMGGAESQYYTRFKSYCCEAYNILRKSSNLILNLFHLMAGSNIPDIASDPEKGILKLQEKFRLDLDDEACIHFFQGLINESVSALFPQMVETIHRWAQYWR; via the exons ATGAGCGGAAACGAGTTCCGATTCTTTTTGTCCTGCGACATCAATCTCCCCGTAACCTTTCGGGTTGAAAGATTGGAGGGTAATTTGCCTCCAGCTAAGTCATCTGATTCAg ATATTGATTCTGCATCCGACGAGAGAAGAGCCGAGCTATTTGTTGAGTGTGCTCTGTACATTGACGGCGCCCCGTTTGGCCTCCCAACCAGAACAAG ATTGGAATCATCAGGACCTTCGTATAGCTGGAGTGAACTCATCACATTGAGTACCAAATATCGAGACTTAACTGCTCACTCGCAACTAGCCTTGACG GTTTGGGATGTGTCACGTGGGAAAGAGGAGGAACTGATTGGGGGAGCCACAATCCTTCTGTTTAATAGGAAGAAACAACTGAAAACAGGAAAGCAGAAGCTTCGACTTTGGTTAGGAAAAGAAGCAGATGGATCATTCCCAACAACAACTCCTGGAAAG GTCCCTAGACATGAGCGTGGTGAGTTGGAACGTCTAGAAAAGGTAGTGAATAAGTATGAGAGGGGACAAATTCTACATGTTGATTGGCTAGACCGCATTACATTTAAAGCCCTGGAGGAAATTAGGGAGCAAGAAAGCTCTAAAAATGGAAATTCTAAATTGTATCTGATTGTTGATTTCTCTGGGTTTGAACATCGAGTAGTTTTTCAG GAATCTGGAGCAAATTTCCTGTTACCCTCTCCAATAGCTTCAACAAATGAAATCGTAAATGTGTGGGACCCTGAAGTGGGGAAGTTTAATCCCTCCGAGCACAAGCAGCTGAAGCTGGCTAGGAGCTTAACTCGCGGTATCATTGATAAGGATCTAAAACCAAGCTCCAACGAGAGAAA ATCGATACAAGTGATACTAAAGTACCCACCTACAAGAAGTTTGAGTGGAGATGAAAGACAGCTCCTCTGGAAATTTCGTTTTTCCTTGATGTCAGAGAAGAGAGCTCTCACAAAGTTTCTTCGATGTGTTGAGTGGAGTGACATTCAG GAGGCAAAGCAAGCATTAGAATTGATGCATAAATGGGAAACAATTGATGTCTGTGATGCATTAGAGCTTCTCTCTCCTGTTTTCGAAAGTGAAGAG GTTCGTGCATATGCTGTCAGTGTTCTTGAAAGAGCAGATGATGAGGAGCTCCAGTGTTACTTGCTTCAACTGGTTCAGGCTCTTAGATTTGAGCGATCTGATAAATCTCGACTTTCACATTTTCTTGTGCAGCGTG CACTGCGCAATATTGAGTTGGCTAGCTTTCTCCGCTGGTATGTTGCCGTTGAGCTTCATGATCCGGCATATGCAAAACGTTTCTACTGTACCTATGAGATCCTGGAAGAGAATATGATGAAG TTGACTGCTGGTGTCAATGGGGACGAAGATGGCTTTAAGCTATGGCATGGTTTGGTGCGACAAACTGAACTGACAGCTCAATTGTGTTCGATAATGAAGGATGTAAGAAATGTACGTGGCAATACTCAAAAAAAGACAGAGAAGCTCCGACAGCTGCTTTCTGGTCTTTTGAGCGAACTTACGTACTTTGATGAG CCCATACGATCGCCATTGGCTCCAGGTGTGCTCATTGTTGGGATTGTGCCAGCAGAGTCATCAATATTTAAAAGTGCACTGCATCCTTTACGTCTTACTTTCCGAACAGAAAATGGTGAAAGCTGCAAAATCATATTCAAGAAAGGAGATGATATTAGGCAAGACCAATTG GTCGTTCAAATGGTTTGGCTCATGGATCGCTTGCTTAAATTGGAAAATCTTGATCTTTACTTGACTCCTTATAAAGTTTTGGCAACTGGACAAGATGAAGGCATGTTGGAATTCATCCCATCTCGATCTTTGGCGCAG ATACTTTCAGAACATCGCAGCATTATAAGCTATCTGCAGAAGTTTCATCCTGATGAGCACGGGCCCTTCGGAATTACAGCTACCTGTCTCGAAACATTTATTAAAAGCTGTGCTGGATATTCTGTCATTACGTACATATTGGGCATTGGAGATAG GCATCTGGACAATCTTCTCTTAAGGGATGATGGGCGTCTTTTTCATGTTGATTTTGGTTTTATCCTCGGCAAAGATCCCAAGCCATTTCCACCTCCCATGAAGCTGTGCAAGGAGATGGTCGAGGCCATGGGCGGGGCTGAAAG CCAATACTACACAAGGTTCAAATCGTATTGTTGCGAAGCGTACAATATTCTTCGAAAGTCGAGTAATCTTATCTTAAATTTATTTCACCTGATGGCTGGTTCCAATATTCCCGACATTGCTTCTGATCCTGAAAAGGGCATTCTTAAG CTTCAGGAGAAATTTCGCCTAGATTTAGACGATGAAGCGTGTATACATTTCTTTCAAGGTCTTATTAACGAGAGCGTTAGTGCGCTATTTCCTCAAATGGTTGAAACAATTCATCGCTGGGCGCAATACTGGCGGTGA
- the LOC103487690 gene encoding ADP-ribosylation factor 2-like isoform X1, translating into MGLTFAKLFSRLFAKKEMRILMVGLDAAGKTTILYKLKLGEIVTTIPTIGFNVETVEYKNISFTVWDVGGQDKIRPLWRHYFQNTQGLIFVVDSNDRDRVVEARDELHRMLNEDELRDAVLLVFANKQDLPNAMNAAEITDKLGLHSLRQRHWYIQSTCATSGEGLYEGLDWLSNNIANKVLAPPPPPPPPPPPPRKFYV; encoded by the exons ATGGGGCTCACCTTCGCAAAGCTCTTCAGTCGGCTGTTTGCTAAAAAAGAGATGAGAATTCTGATGGTTGGTCTTGATGCCGCTGGTAAGACGACCATTCTCTATAAACTCAAGCTTGGAGAGATCGTCACAACTATTCCTACCATCG GGTTTAACGTGGAGACGGTGGAATATAAGAACATCAGCTTCACTGTCTGGGATGTCGGTGGTCAGGACAAA ATTCGTCCATTGTGGAGGCACTATTTCCAGAACACTCAAGGTCTTATATTTGTGGTGGACAGTAACGATAGAGACCGTGTTGTTGAGGCAAGAGATGAGTTGCATAGAATGTTGAATGAG GATGAGCTTCGAGATGCAGTACTACTGGTGTTTGCTAATAAACAAGATCTTCCCAATGCAATGAATGCCGCTGAGATTACAGATAAGCTTGGTCTTCATTCTCTTCGGCAGCGCCACTG GTATATCCAGAGCACTTGTGCAACCTCCGGGGAAGGGCTTTATGAGGGATTAGATTGGCTTTCAAACAACATTGCTAACAAGGTActtgcccccccccccccccccccccccccccccccccccccccgtaaattttatgtataa
- the LOC103487690 gene encoding ADP-ribosylation factor 2-like isoform X2, translating to MGLTFAKLFSRLFAKKEMRILMVGLDAAGKTTILYKLKLGEIVTTIPTIGFNVETVEYKNISFTVWDVGGQDKIRPLWRHYFQNTQGLIFVVDSNDRDRVVEARDELHRMLNEDELRDAVLLVFANKQDLPNAMNAAEITDKLGLHSLRQRHWYIQSTCATSGEGLYEGLDWLSNNIANKA from the exons ATGGGGCTCACCTTCGCAAAGCTCTTCAGTCGGCTGTTTGCTAAAAAAGAGATGAGAATTCTGATGGTTGGTCTTGATGCCGCTGGTAAGACGACCATTCTCTATAAACTCAAGCTTGGAGAGATCGTCACAACTATTCCTACCATCG GGTTTAACGTGGAGACGGTGGAATATAAGAACATCAGCTTCACTGTCTGGGATGTCGGTGGTCAGGACAAA ATTCGTCCATTGTGGAGGCACTATTTCCAGAACACTCAAGGTCTTATATTTGTGGTGGACAGTAACGATAGAGACCGTGTTGTTGAGGCAAGAGATGAGTTGCATAGAATGTTGAATGAG GATGAGCTTCGAGATGCAGTACTACTGGTGTTTGCTAATAAACAAGATCTTCCCAATGCAATGAATGCCGCTGAGATTACAGATAAGCTTGGTCTTCATTCTCTTCGGCAGCGCCACTG GTATATCCAGAGCACTTGTGCAACCTCCGGGGAAGGGCTTTATGAGGGATTAGATTGGCTTTCAAACAACATTGCTAACAAG GCATAA